A genomic window from Nicotiana sylvestris chromosome 11, ASM39365v2, whole genome shotgun sequence includes:
- the LOC138881501 gene encoding uncharacterized protein: MLMNNIYDLFGFKQRNSSMYNAAANGLVEPYNTILCNLLKKVVSKSKRYWHDRMEESLWTYMKTHCTPTQGTLYALIYGVKVVLSLERQIHSLRLTIQEGITDEENARLPL; this comes from the coding sequence ATGTTGATGAACAATATTTatgatctctttggcttcaagcagcGTAACTCTTCTATGTACAATGCTGCTGCCAATGGTCTGGTTGAGCCATACAACACGATTCTATGCAACTTATTAAAGAAAGTTGTATCCAAATCCAAACGATATTGGCATGACCGTATGGAAGAATCTCTGTGGACATATATGAAAACTCACTGCACGCCAACACAAGGGACCCTTTATGCACTCATTTATGGAGTTAAAGTTGTCTTAtcacttgagcgtcaaatacaTTCATTACGATTaactattcaagaagggatcactgatgaagaaaatgctcgacttccaTTATAA